The Cellulomonas wangleii genome includes a region encoding these proteins:
- the ftsE gene encoding cell division ATP-binding protein FtsE, with protein MIRFENVTKVYARGARPALDRVSLDVERGEFVFLVGASGSGKSTFLRLVLREERASAGRVFVAGKELGTLSSWKVPHLRRQIGAVFQDFRLLPTKTVFENVAFALQVIGKPRHHILTTVPDVLDMVGLAGKEKRRPHELSGGEQQRVAIARAFVNRPAILLADEPTGNLDPTTSLGIMRLLDRINRTGTTVVMATHDDEIVDQMRKRVIELSTGEMVRDQSRGVYGSDR; from the coding sequence GTGATCCGGTTCGAGAACGTGACGAAGGTCTACGCGCGCGGTGCACGACCCGCGCTGGACCGGGTGTCCCTCGACGTCGAGCGCGGTGAGTTCGTCTTCCTCGTGGGTGCGTCGGGCTCCGGCAAGTCGACGTTCCTGCGTCTGGTGCTCCGTGAGGAGCGGGCGTCCGCAGGCCGGGTGTTCGTCGCGGGCAAGGAGCTCGGCACGCTGTCGAGTTGGAAGGTGCCGCACCTGCGCCGCCAGATCGGCGCGGTCTTCCAGGACTTCCGCCTGCTGCCCACGAAGACGGTCTTCGAGAACGTCGCGTTCGCGCTGCAGGTCATCGGCAAGCCGCGGCACCACATCCTCACGACGGTGCCGGACGTGCTGGACATGGTCGGCCTGGCCGGCAAGGAGAAGCGCCGCCCGCACGAGCTGTCGGGCGGTGAGCAGCAGCGTGTGGCGATCGCCCGCGCCTTCGTCAACCGGCCGGCGATCCTGCTGGCCGACGAGCCCACCGGCAACCTCGACCCGACGACGTCCCTGGGGATCATGCGCCTGCTCGACCGCATCAACCGCACCGGCACCACCGTGGTGATGGCGACCCACGACGACGAGATCGTCGACCAGATGCGCAAGCGCGTCATCGAGCTGAGCACGGGCGAGATGGTGCGCGACCAGTCGCGCGGCGTCTACGGCTCGGACCGCTGA
- the ftsX gene encoding permease-like cell division protein FtsX, translating to MRAQFILSEIGIGLRRNLSMTISVVLVTFVCLTFLGAAALLQTQIGKMKDDWYDKVEVSVFLCPTGSTAPTCAAGEVTEEQRAEVLAALDAPEVADFVQEIYQESKQQAYEAFQEQFQDQFWASAVTADDMNSSLRIKLSDPEQYQVVADVVSGRPGVESVQDQRRLFDNLFLVLDRATWAAAGLAGIMLLAAVLLITTTIRLSALSRRRETGIMRLVGASTLFIQLPFMLEGAIAATLGAAMAIGGLWLGVEYLVTDWLGQSVPWIPYVGTSDVLAIAPLLIVVAFVLAAISSLVTLSRYTKV from the coding sequence ATGCGCGCCCAGTTCATCCTCTCCGAGATCGGCATCGGCCTGCGCCGCAACCTGTCGATGACGATCTCGGTCGTCCTCGTCACGTTCGTGTGCCTCACCTTCCTGGGCGCCGCGGCGCTGCTGCAGACGCAGATCGGGAAGATGAAGGACGACTGGTACGACAAGGTCGAGGTCTCGGTCTTCCTGTGCCCCACGGGCTCCACCGCGCCGACGTGCGCGGCCGGCGAGGTCACCGAGGAGCAGCGGGCCGAGGTGCTCGCCGCCCTCGACGCCCCCGAGGTCGCGGACTTCGTCCAGGAGATCTACCAGGAGTCCAAGCAGCAGGCGTACGAGGCGTTCCAGGAGCAGTTCCAGGACCAGTTCTGGGCGTCGGCCGTGACGGCTGACGACATGAACTCCTCGCTGCGCATCAAGCTGAGCGACCCCGAGCAGTACCAGGTGGTCGCCGACGTCGTGTCCGGCAGGCCGGGCGTCGAGTCCGTGCAGGACCAGCGCCGCCTGTTCGACAACCTCTTCCTGGTGCTGGACCGCGCCACGTGGGCCGCAGCCGGCCTGGCGGGGATCATGCTGCTCGCGGCGGTGCTGCTCATCACGACGACGATCCGCCTCTCGGCACTCAGCCGACGCCGGGAGACGGGCATCATGCGGCTCGTCGGGGCGTCGACCCTGTTCATCCAGCTCCCGTTCATGCTCGAGGGCGCGATCGCCGCCACCCTCGGCGCCGCCATGGCGATCGGCGGTCTGTGGCTGGGGGTCGAGTACCTCGTCACGGACTGGCTGGGCCAGTCGGTGCCGTGGATCCCGTACGTCGGGACGTCGGACGTGCTGGCGATCGCCCCGCTGCTGATCGTCGTCGCGTTCGTCCTCGCGGCGATCTCGTCCCTGGTCACCCTGAGCCGATACACGAAGGTATGA